A portion of the Tenacibaculum todarodis genome contains these proteins:
- a CDS encoding tetratricopeptide repeat-containing sensor histidine kinase, with amino-acid sequence MKKTLFLFLFFSVFIVFSQKQQDSIAFYLKNAKGADKFSYLKRAVLLSEDLKIDSLIKQTSLEYAKHSYFAKDTLGLTFSTNKLLKHFQVKKDSFSLAKAYHLEALNHKIKNNLDSTFYYHHKSKNVSIALKDSIEIGRRLLSMAILQVKELDYLGCQITTIEGLKYIEPTKEYRTLISLYQTLGNALGHLKKPKEARSYYIKAQEIVKFNSVKHRRERNYLNLLSNIGITFKDERQFKKAASLFKEGLNFDSIETKHPTQYQNLLGNLSSISFRQGKIKKAIEGYKTVLKSRIKTKNLYAQSVSHGLLAEAYLKNQQYELARKHAKTGLELGKKTRNNEQVLGCLKILSELTNEQTAKKYLEEYIKLSDSLLTKERNLKNQFAKVRYETEKKDKENTSLKQENEKHELQIKTERQFKTIGWLLAGVGFLIIVFGVYIATSRRKKLLFEAKLLQVEVREKERQEIAKSLHDEVAGDLRMLHLKLAKTNLLEETEKLDVINEKVRNLSHQLSSESFNEVVFKDQIVNLISDFFDIDLRIKAEKINSVDWKNINNAIKRTLFLIIRESIQNAKKHAAAKNITLRFNETKKAVFLTISDNGKGFNVDDKKNGIGLKNIKERTEEINGIFTIESKLEKGTTIKIEIPKNGN; translated from the coding sequence ATGAAAAAAACCCTCTTTCTATTTTTATTTTTTTCTGTATTTATTGTTTTTTCACAAAAACAACAAGATTCTATTGCTTTCTATTTAAAAAACGCCAAAGGAGCAGACAAATTTTCATATTTAAAAAGAGCGGTACTGCTTTCTGAAGATTTAAAAATAGATTCTCTTATAAAGCAGACAAGTCTTGAGTACGCAAAACATAGTTATTTTGCCAAAGACACTTTAGGGTTAACATTTTCTACAAACAAATTACTAAAACACTTTCAAGTTAAGAAAGATTCTTTTTCTCTAGCAAAGGCATACCATCTAGAAGCTTTAAATCATAAAATAAAAAATAATTTAGATAGTACTTTTTATTATCACCATAAATCAAAAAATGTTTCTATAGCTCTAAAAGATTCTATTGAAATAGGGCGAAGGTTACTATCTATGGCTATTCTTCAAGTAAAAGAATTAGACTATTTAGGTTGTCAAATTACCACCATTGAAGGTTTAAAATACATAGAACCCACTAAAGAATATAGAACTTTAATTTCTTTATATCAAACCTTAGGAAACGCTTTAGGTCATTTAAAAAAACCTAAAGAAGCAAGAAGTTATTACATAAAAGCACAGGAAATTGTTAAGTTTAATTCTGTAAAACATAGAAGAGAAAGAAACTACCTTAACCTATTAAGCAATATTGGAATAACATTTAAAGATGAAAGACAGTTTAAAAAAGCAGCATCTCTATTTAAAGAAGGGTTAAATTTTGATAGTATAGAAACAAAACACCCTACACAATACCAAAACCTTTTAGGAAATTTATCTTCTATATCTTTTAGGCAAGGAAAAATAAAAAAAGCAATAGAAGGCTATAAAACAGTTTTAAAAAGCAGAATAAAAACTAAAAATTTATATGCACAAAGTGTTTCACATGGTCTTTTAGCTGAAGCGTACTTAAAAAACCAACAATATGAATTGGCAAGGAAACACGCTAAAACAGGTTTAGAACTAGGAAAAAAAACAAGAAACAATGAACAAGTTTTAGGGTGCTTAAAAATTTTATCGGAGCTTACTAATGAGCAAACCGCTAAGAAGTATTTAGAAGAATATATAAAATTAAGCGACAGTTTACTTACTAAAGAAAGAAATTTAAAAAACCAATTTGCAAAAGTTAGATACGAAACTGAAAAAAAGGATAAAGAAAACACTAGTTTAAAGCAAGAGAACGAAAAACACGAACTACAGATAAAAACAGAAAGACAATTTAAAACAATTGGTTGGTTATTAGCTGGTGTTGGTTTTCTTATTATTGTTTTTGGCGTTTACATTGCTACAAGCAGAAGAAAAAAACTACTATTTGAAGCAAAGTTATTACAAGTAGAAGTACGTGAAAAAGAACGTCAGGAAATTGCAAAATCTTTACATGATGAAGTTGCTGGAGATTTAAGAATGTTACACCTAAAACTTGCAAAAACAAACCTGTTAGAGGAAACTGAAAAGTTAGATGTAATTAATGAAAAAGTACGAAATTTATCGCATCAATTAAGTAGTGAAAGCTTTAATGAAGTGGTTTTTAAAGATCAAATAGTGAATTTAATATCAGATTTTTTTGATATTGACCTTAGAATTAAAGCAGAGAAAATAAATAGTGTAGATTGGAAAAACATTAATAACGCTATTAAAAGAACCTTATTTTTAATAATAAGAGAAAGCATTCAAAATGCAAAAAAACACGCAGCTGCAAAAAATATAACTTTACGTTTTAATGAAACAAAAAAAGCTGTTTTTTTAACTATTTCTGATAACGGAAAAGGTTTTAATGTTGATGATAAGAAAAACGGAATTGGCTTAAAAAACATAAAAGAACGTACAGAAGAAATTAATGGTATTTTTACTATTGAAAGTAAATTAGAAAAAGGAACAACTATAAAAATTGAAATCCCTAAAAATGGAAACTAA
- a CDS encoding RNA methyltransferase: MRKLKNNELGRITVDEFKAVKKTPIIVVLDNIRSLNNVGSVFRTSDAFLIEKIYLCGITATPPNKDIHRTALGATESVDWEYAEDTLSVIQKLKDSNIKVLAIEQAENSTKLNDFTPEKNQKYAIVMGNEVKGVQQEVVSSADGCIEIPQLGTKHSLNISVTTGVVLWDLFQKMM; encoded by the coding sequence ATGAGAAAACTTAAGAATAATGAACTTGGTAGAATTACAGTTGACGAATTTAAAGCTGTTAAAAAAACACCTATAATTGTTGTCTTAGACAATATTAGAAGCTTAAACAATGTAGGTTCTGTTTTTAGAACTTCGGATGCTTTTTTGATTGAAAAAATTTATCTCTGCGGAATTACTGCAACTCCGCCAAATAAAGACATTCATAGAACCGCTTTGGGTGCAACAGAATCTGTTGACTGGGAATATGCTGAAGACACGCTTTCTGTTATTCAAAAATTAAAAGATTCAAACATTAAAGTTTTAGCTATTGAACAAGCGGAAAACAGCACAAAACTGAATGATTTTACTCCAGAAAAAAATCAGAAGTATGCAATTGTAATGGGAAATGAAGTAAAAGGTGTACAACAAGAAGTGGTTTCTTCTGCTGATGGTTGTATTGAAATTCCGCAATTGGGTACAAAACATTCTTTAAATATTTCTGTAACTACAGGTGTTGTGCTTTGGGACTTGTTTCAAAAAATGATGTAG
- the mutS gene encoding DNA mismatch repair protein MutS, which produces MAKAKPKKVTPLMKQYNAIKNKYPDAMLLFRVGDFYETFGEDAKKAAQVLGITLTKRGAGSDSETALAGFPHHSLNTYLPKLVKSGLRVAICDQLEDPKMTKTIVKRGVTELVTPGVSLNDEVLQSKTNNFLASVHFGKKLLGVSFLDVSTGEFLTAQGNEEYIDKLLQNFNPSEVLVQKQNKQRFLELFTDRFHTFYLEDWVFQSEYANETLQNHFEVKNLKGFGVEELNYGIVASGAILFYLSETQHKKLSHIQTIGRIAEDNYVWMDRFTVRNLELYNPNSVNAVTLLNVIDKTISPMGGRLLKRWLALPLKDIDAIKNRHEMVKFFIDSDDFFETVSYQLNQISDIERLISKVATGKVSPREVVNLKNSLKAILPIKTAAESSKNVAVQQIGKALHECDDLITKITETLVEDAPVNINKGNAIANGVVQELDDLRAISNSGKEYLDNMLKRETERTGITSLKISFNNVFGYYIEVRNSHKDKVPEEWIRKQTLVNAERYITEELKEYETKILGAEEKIQALEQEIFAKLIQYIVGFVKPVQQNAQNIAQIDCLLSFAKLAMDNNYVRPMMDESTDIEIKNGRHPVIEKQLPISEDYIANDVVLNRNQQQIIMITGPNMSGKSAILRQTALIVLLAQMGSYVPAQNARIGIVDKIFTRVGASDNISMGESTFMVEMNETASILNNISQRSLVLLDEIGRGTSTYDGISIAWAISEYLHEHPSKAKTLFATHYHELNEMTTTFERIKNFNVSVKELKDSIIFLRKLVAGGSNHSFGIHVAKLAGMPSMVIHRANKILKQLEENHSHSEVKETLKEVQNEEMQMSFFQLDDPLLEDIREEILATNIDTLTPIEALMKLNEIKRMLIKK; this is translated from the coding sequence TTGGCAAAAGCGAAACCAAAAAAGGTAACTCCTTTAATGAAACAATACAATGCAATCAAGAATAAATATCCTGATGCAATGTTGCTATTTCGTGTTGGAGATTTTTATGAAACCTTTGGAGAAGACGCCAAAAAAGCGGCGCAAGTTTTAGGAATTACATTAACTAAACGTGGTGCAGGTAGCGATAGTGAAACGGCTTTAGCGGGTTTTCCTCATCATTCTTTAAATACGTATTTGCCAAAGTTGGTAAAGTCGGGTTTACGTGTTGCAATTTGCGATCAGTTAGAAGATCCAAAAATGACCAAAACCATTGTAAAACGTGGTGTTACAGAACTAGTAACTCCTGGGGTTTCGTTAAATGACGAGGTTTTACAAAGTAAAACAAACAACTTTTTAGCGTCGGTTCATTTTGGTAAAAAATTACTTGGAGTTTCATTTTTAGATGTTTCAACAGGTGAGTTTTTAACAGCGCAAGGAAACGAAGAATATATAGATAAGTTGTTGCAAAATTTTAATCCAAGTGAAGTTTTGGTGCAAAAACAAAATAAGCAACGCTTTTTAGAATTATTTACAGATAGATTTCATACATTTTATTTAGAAGACTGGGTTTTTCAATCGGAATATGCGAATGAAACATTACAAAATCATTTTGAAGTAAAAAACTTGAAAGGTTTTGGTGTAGAAGAATTGAATTATGGAATTGTAGCTTCAGGCGCAATTTTATTTTATTTGTCAGAAACACAACATAAAAAATTATCACACATACAAACTATTGGTAGAATTGCCGAAGATAATTACGTGTGGATGGACCGTTTTACGGTCAGAAATTTAGAATTGTACAATCCAAATTCGGTAAATGCTGTTACGTTGTTAAATGTAATTGATAAAACTATTTCGCCAATGGGCGGACGTTTATTAAAACGTTGGTTGGCGCTTCCGTTAAAAGATATTGACGCCATAAAAAATCGCCATGAAATGGTCAAATTCTTTATAGATTCAGATGATTTTTTTGAGACTGTAAGCTATCAATTAAACCAAATTTCAGACATAGAACGTCTAATTTCTAAAGTTGCAACAGGTAAAGTTTCGCCAAGAGAAGTAGTGAATTTAAAGAATTCGCTCAAAGCAATTTTACCTATAAAAACTGCCGCTGAAAGCAGTAAAAATGTTGCTGTTCAACAAATCGGAAAAGCATTACACGAATGTGATGATTTAATTACCAAAATCACGGAGACTTTAGTTGAAGATGCTCCAGTAAATATCAATAAAGGAAATGCAATTGCCAACGGAGTTGTACAAGAATTAGACGATTTACGAGCTATTTCTAATTCTGGAAAAGAATATTTAGATAACATGCTAAAGCGAGAAACGGAACGAACTGGAATTACCAGTTTAAAAATTTCGTTTAACAATGTTTTTGGCTATTATATTGAAGTTAGAAACTCGCATAAAGATAAGGTTCCAGAAGAATGGATACGTAAACAAACCCTTGTAAATGCTGAGCGTTATATAACAGAAGAATTAAAAGAATACGAGACAAAAATATTAGGAGCTGAAGAGAAAATTCAAGCTTTAGAGCAAGAAATTTTTGCTAAACTGATTCAATATATTGTTGGTTTTGTAAAACCTGTGCAGCAAAATGCACAAAATATAGCGCAAATAGATTGCTTGTTATCATTCGCAAAATTAGCGATGGATAACAATTACGTGCGTCCAATGATGGATGAAAGTACTGATATTGAAATTAAAAATGGTCGTCACCCAGTAATTGAAAAGCAATTGCCAATTAGCGAAGATTATATTGCAAATGATGTTGTTTTAAATAGAAATCAGCAGCAAATAATTATGATTACGGGACCCAATATGTCGGGTAAATCGGCAATTTTACGTCAAACTGCATTAATTGTTTTGTTGGCACAAATGGGAAGTTATGTTCCGGCTCAAAATGCACGAATTGGTATTGTAGATAAGATTTTTACACGTGTTGGTGCAAGTGATAATATTTCTATGGGAGAATCTACTTTTATGGTAGAAATGAACGAAACAGCATCTATTCTAAACAATATTTCTCAACGTAGTTTGGTGTTGTTAGATGAAATTGGTCGTGGAACTTCTACTTATGACGGAATTTCAATTGCCTGGGCAATTTCTGAATATTTGCATGAACATCCGTCAAAAGCAAAAACCTTGTTTGCTACGCATTATCATGAGTTAAACGAAATGACAACTACTTTTGAGCGTATTAAAAACTTTAATGTTTCGGTAAAAGAATTAAAAGATTCTATTATTTTTCTTAGAAAATTAGTTGCCGGAGGAAGTAATCATAGTTTTGGAATTCATGTTGCAAAATTAGCAGGAATGCCAAGTATGGTAATTCATAGAGCTAATAAAATATTAAAGCAGTTAGAAGAAAACCATTCACATTCCGAAGTAAAAGAAACCCTAAAAGAGGTTCAGAATGAAGAAATGCAGATGAGCTTTTTTCAATTAGATGATCCGCTTTTAGAAGATATTAGAGAAGAAATTTTAGCAACTAATATAGATACATTAACGCCAATAGAAGCATTAATGAAGTTGAATGAGATTAAACGAATGTTGATTAAAAAGTAA
- a CDS encoding Sec-independent protein translocase subunit TatA/TatB yields the protein MNTIFLFIGGPEIFVILLLVVMLFGADKIPEIARGLGKGIRQVKDATNDIKREINDSAKKQGLDTDFVKDINKEVNKVKDNIDDFTGPIKRNL from the coding sequence ATGAACACAATTTTTTTATTTATTGGAGGCCCAGAAATATTTGTAATTCTACTTTTAGTAGTGATGTTATTTGGTGCAGATAAAATTCCTGAGATTGCTCGAGGTTTGGGTAAAGGAATTCGTCAGGTTAAAGATGCAACCAACGATATTAAAAGGGAAATTAATGACAGCGCAAAAAAGCAAGGTCTTGACACGGATTTTGTAAAAGACATTAATAAAGAAGTAAATAAGGTAAAAGACAATATTGATGATTTTACTGGGCCAATAAAGCGCAACCTTTAA
- a CDS encoding O-methyltransferase — protein sequence MHFLPENIDNYVVAHSQQEPLLLQKLSKETWQKVLNPRMLSGAFQGRVLSMISKLIQPKTILEIGTYTGYSALCLAEGLAKNGTIHTIDKNEELETLQHKYFQKSDYNNQIQQYVGNALHIIPKIEEKFDLVFIDADKSNYVNYFNLIIDKMNTGGVILSDNVLWSGKVVEELNPKDIDTKVLLEYNALLNTDERVETVLLPIRDGLTISRVK from the coding sequence ATGCACTTTTTACCTGAAAATATTGACAATTATGTTGTTGCACATTCGCAACAAGAACCTCTACTTTTACAAAAATTAAGCAAAGAAACTTGGCAAAAAGTATTAAATCCGCGTATGTTAAGCGGTGCTTTTCAAGGAAGAGTTTTGTCTATGATTTCAAAACTTATTCAACCAAAAACTATTTTAGAAATCGGAACATACACTGGTTATTCTGCTTTGTGTTTAGCGGAAGGTTTAGCAAAAAACGGAACTATACACACCATTGATAAAAACGAAGAATTAGAAACATTACAACATAAGTATTTTCAAAAATCGGATTATAACAATCAGATTCAACAATATGTTGGAAATGCACTTCATATTATACCAAAAATTGAAGAAAAATTTGATTTAGTTTTTATCGATGCCGACAAATCTAATTACGTAAATTACTTCAATTTAATTATTGATAAAATGAATACAGGCGGCGTAATTTTATCTGACAATGTACTTTGGAGCGGTAAAGTTGTTGAAGAATTAAACCCGAAAGATATAGATACAAAAGTGCTTTTGGAATACAATGCACTTTTAAATACTGATGAAAGAGTGGAAACTGTTTTGTTGCCAATTAGAGATGGCTTAACAATTAGTAGGGTAAAATAA
- a CDS encoding four helix bundle protein has translation MHRYKDLKFWQLSRVFCKEVYEITKKFPEEEKFGLVSQLRRASVSICSNIAEGSSRKSDKDFSRFLTMSLGSCYEIDTQLILATDLNFISENDYSKLFKKLISIIKMLSKFNSTLKI, from the coding sequence ATGCATAGATATAAAGATTTAAAATTTTGGCAGTTAAGTAGAGTTTTTTGTAAAGAAGTTTATGAAATAACTAAAAAATTTCCTGAAGAAGAAAAATTTGGTTTAGTTTCTCAATTAAGAAGAGCTTCTGTTTCTATTTGCTCAAATATTGCAGAAGGGAGCTCAAGAAAATCAGATAAAGATTTTAGCCGATTCTTAACAATGTCTTTAGGTTCTTGTTATGAAATTGATACACAATTAATTTTAGCAACAGACTTAAATTTTATTTCTGAAAACGATTATTCTAAATTATTTAAAAAATTAATCTCTATAATCAAAATGCTGTCAAAATTCAATTCCACTCTAAAAATCTAA
- a CDS encoding sigma-70 family RNA polymerase sigma factor, which produces MNSKDNKPTLSPDTWIDKYADYLFNYTVVRVNDSDTAKDLVQETFFAGLKSAKNFQGKSTERTWLISILKRKIIDHYRKINSKKGQAEVRMNFYDSGENEGNWIEERVPQSWENESEKIIETQELKAQIDKCIDALPEKYAMVFRMKTIQEFETEEICKELDITASNLWVIIHRARTQLRKCMEENWFNN; this is translated from the coding sequence ATGAATTCTAAGGACAACAAACCAACTTTATCGCCAGATACTTGGATAGATAAGTATGCCGATTACTTATTTAACTATACTGTTGTAAGAGTTAATGATAGTGATACTGCAAAAGATTTGGTTCAAGAAACGTTTTTTGCTGGATTAAAATCGGCTAAGAATTTTCAAGGAAAATCGACTGAAAGAACTTGGCTTATCTCAATTCTAAAGCGAAAAATAATTGATCATTATAGAAAAATAAATTCTAAAAAAGGACAAGCCGAAGTTAGAATGAATTTTTATGATAGCGGAGAAAATGAAGGTAATTGGATAGAAGAACGCGTACCACAATCTTGGGAAAACGAATCTGAAAAAATTATTGAAACTCAAGAATTAAAAGCTCAAATAGATAAGTGTATAGATGCTTTGCCAGAAAAATACGCAATGGTTTTTAGAATGAAAACTATACAAGAATTTGAAACTGAAGAAATTTGTAAGGAGCTAGACATTACTGCGTCAAACCTGTGGGTAATAATCCATAGAGCCAGAACTCAGTTAAGAAAATGCATGGAAGAGAATTGGTTTAATAATTAA
- a CDS encoding nuclear transport factor 2 family protein: MNKIIILLVTLSLSSILTAQNSSDEKAIKETIETFFDGLHKGDSTIVSATMHSSIKIQTTFNRKGKKDIVTDSREKILTGIANKKPENKYFEKLLSWDIKIDGNLASVWTPYEFYLNGNFSHCGANSFQLFNNNGKWEIIYIVDMRRRENCNALKVKK, encoded by the coding sequence ATGAATAAAATAATTATTTTACTTGTTACTTTAAGCTTAAGTTCAATTCTTACAGCTCAAAATTCTTCCGATGAAAAAGCCATAAAAGAAACCATAGAAACTTTTTTTGATGGTTTACATAAAGGAGATAGTACAATTGTTAGCGCTACAATGCATTCATCTATAAAAATTCAAACCACATTTAACAGAAAAGGTAAAAAAGATATAGTAACTGATAGTAGAGAAAAAATACTTACAGGAATTGCAAATAAAAAGCCAGAAAACAAATATTTTGAAAAATTATTGTCTTGGGATATAAAAATTGATGGAAATCTAGCATCGGTTTGGACGCCTTATGAGTTTTACTTAAACGGAAACTTTAGCCATTGTGGGGCAAACTCATTTCAACTTTTTAATAATAACGGAAAATGGGAAATAATATACATTGTTGATATGAGAAGACGTGAAAATTGCAATGCTTTAAAAGTTAAAAAATAG
- the panB gene encoding 3-methyl-2-oxobutanoate hydroxymethyltransferase, with amino-acid sequence MSVAKKEYKRVTVKSLVEMKANGEKISMLTAYDYTMAKIVDNAGIDVILVGDSASNVMAGHETTLPITLDQMIYHASSVVRGIDRCLVVVDLPFGSYQSDPKEALRSAIRIMKESGGHSIKLEGGKEIKESIKRILNAGIPVMGHLGLTPQSIYKFGTYTVRAKEEEEAEKLMEDALLLERLGCFALVLEKVPAKLAQKVAEALTIPVIGIGAGGGVDGQVLVTHDMLGMTHEFNPRFLRRYLDLYTEMTGAFEQYITDVKSRDFPSNKEQY; translated from the coding sequence ATGTCAGTAGCAAAAAAAGAATATAAAAGAGTCACCGTAAAATCGTTAGTTGAAATGAAAGCTAACGGAGAAAAAATATCTATGTTAACCGCGTATGATTATACAATGGCAAAAATTGTAGACAATGCAGGTATAGACGTGATATTAGTTGGTGATTCTGCTTCAAATGTTATGGCTGGTCATGAAACAACATTGCCAATAACGCTAGACCAAATGATTTACCACGCAAGTTCTGTTGTTAGAGGTATAGATCGTTGTTTAGTTGTGGTAGATTTACCTTTTGGGAGTTATCAATCAGATCCAAAAGAAGCATTGCGTTCTGCTATTAGAATAATGAAAGAAAGCGGAGGACATTCAATAAAATTAGAAGGTGGAAAAGAAATAAAAGAATCTATAAAACGTATTTTAAATGCGGGAATTCCAGTTATGGGACATTTAGGTTTAACGCCACAATCTATTTATAAATTTGGAACTTACACAGTAAGAGCAAAAGAAGAAGAAGAGGCAGAAAAATTAATGGAAGATGCATTATTACTAGAAAGATTAGGCTGCTTTGCATTGGTTTTAGAGAAAGTTCCGGCTAAATTAGCTCAAAAAGTAGCAGAAGCGTTAACAATTCCTGTAATCGGAATTGGAGCTGGTGGCGGAGTTGACGGACAAGTTTTAGTTACGCATGATATGTTGGGTATGACACATGAATTTAATCCACGTTTTTTACGTAGATATTTAGATTTATATACTGAAATGACAGGAGCTTTTGAACAATATATTACCGACGTAAAATCTAGAGATTTCCCAAGTAATAAAGAACAGTATTAA
- a CDS encoding 2-hydroxyacid dehydrogenase has translation MRILHLDSNHPLLLNQLNDLGFTNEEDFISSKSEVEAKIHQYEGIIIRSRFSIDKTFLDKATNLKFIGRVGAGLENIDCDYAKQKDVYLIAAPEGNRNAVGEHSLGMLLSLFNKLNKADNQVRSGKWLREENRGIELDGKTVGLIGYGNMGKSFAKKLRGFDVEVLCYDLKPNVGDENCTQVSLEELQNRANVLSLHTPQTPLTINMVNEDFINGFPKPFWLINTARGKSVVTADLVSALKSGKILGAGLDVLEYEKASFENLFKFKDGVLSVAEVPEAFQYLINSENVILSPHVAGWTVESKEKLAQTIVDKIKAKFC, from the coding sequence ATGAGAATCCTTCACCTAGATTCAAATCACCCATTATTATTAAATCAATTAAACGATTTAGGCTTTACAAATGAAGAAGATTTTATTTCTTCAAAAAGTGAAGTTGAAGCAAAAATTCATCAATACGAAGGAATTATTATTAGAAGTCGTTTTTCTATTGATAAAACCTTTCTTGATAAAGCAACAAACCTAAAATTTATTGGAAGAGTTGGTGCAGGTTTAGAAAACATTGATTGCGATTATGCCAAACAAAAAGATGTGTATTTAATTGCTGCTCCAGAAGGAAATAGAAACGCAGTTGGAGAACATTCTTTAGGGATGTTACTTTCGTTATTTAACAAACTAAACAAAGCCGATAACCAAGTTAGAAGTGGAAAATGGTTGCGCGAAGAAAACCGTGGAATTGAACTTGATGGTAAAACAGTTGGTTTAATTGGCTACGGAAATATGGGAAAATCTTTCGCCAAAAAACTACGAGGCTTTGATGTAGAAGTTTTGTGTTATGATTTAAAACCCAATGTTGGCGATGAAAACTGTACACAAGTTTCCTTAGAAGAATTACAGAATAGAGCAAATGTTTTAAGTTTACACACACCACAAACACCATTAACTATTAATATGGTTAATGAAGATTTTATCAATGGCTTTCCTAAACCATTTTGGCTGATAAATACAGCAAGAGGAAAATCGGTTGTAACGGCAGATTTGGTTTCAGCATTAAAATCAGGTAAAATTTTAGGAGCTGGTTTAGATGTTTTGGAATATGAAAAAGCATCTTTTGAAAATCTATTTAAATTTAAAGACGGTGTACTGAGCGTAGCCGAAGTACCAGAAGCTTTTCAGTATTTAATTAATTCAGAAAATGTAATTTTATCACCACATGTTGCTGGTTGGACAGTTGAAAGTAAAGAAAAACTGGCTCAAACTATTGTAGATAAAATTAAAGCAAAATTTTGTTAA
- a CDS encoding DUF1801 domain-containing protein codes for MQYKATSPEDYISQVPEERKETLHKLRKTIKDNLPKGFEEGMQYSFPSYFVPHSIYPNGYHCKPEEPLPFMSFASQKNSINLYHSGIYANPALHDWFVAEYPKHCKRKLDMGKSCIRFKKIEEIPFDLIAELCTKMTVEEWINIYETNTKK; via the coding sequence ATGCAATATAAAGCTACTTCACCCGAAGACTATATTAGTCAAGTTCCAGAAGAACGAAAAGAAACGTTACATAAATTACGCAAAACCATAAAAGATAATTTACCAAAAGGTTTTGAAGAAGGCATGCAATATAGCTTTCCAAGTTATTTTGTGCCACATTCAATTTATCCAAACGGTTATCATTGCAAGCCGGAAGAACCACTTCCTTTTATGAGTTTTGCTTCACAAAAAAACTCTATAAACTTATATCATAGCGGAATTTACGCAAACCCAGCATTGCATGATTGGTTTGTAGCTGAATACCCAAAACATTGTAAACGCAAGTTAGATATGGGAAAAAGCTGTATTAGATTTAAGAAGATAGAAGAAATTCCGTTTGATTTAATTGCAGAATTATGTACAAAAATGACGGTTGAAGAATGGATTAATATTTACGAAACTAACACTAAAAAGTAA
- a CDS encoding VOC family protein, which translates to MKKKGKVTGIGGVFFKTEDPKATKDWYKNKLGFNTDDWGCSFWWKDENGKKAMTQWSPFAKDTKHFEPSKKDFMFNYRVENLVELLEELKEQGVTVIDKIDEYDYGKFGWIVDLDGNKIELWEPKDEAF; encoded by the coding sequence ATGAAGAAAAAAGGTAAAGTTACAGGAATTGGTGGTGTTTTTTTTAAAACTGAAGACCCAAAAGCAACTAAAGATTGGTATAAAAACAAGTTAGGTTTTAATACAGATGATTGGGGTTGTTCTTTTTGGTGGAAAGATGAAAACGGAAAAAAAGCCATGACTCAATGGAGTCCTTTTGCAAAAGATACAAAACATTTTGAGCCTTCAAAAAAAGACTTTATGTTTAATTATCGTGTTGAAAATTTAGTTGAGTTATTAGAGGAATTAAAAGAACAAGGCGTTACTGTAATCGATAAAATTGATGAATATGATTATGGTAAATTTGGCTGGATTGTAGATTTAGACGGAAATAAAATTGAACTTTGGGAACCAAAAGATGAAGCTTTTTAG